In Plasmodium chabaudi chabaudi strain AS genome assembly, chromosome: 10, a single genomic region encodes these proteins:
- a CDS encoding WD repeat-containing protein, putative yields MKKKKRLPRFNNPWENVKSLKTCDVDLVFSYDLSKGVNNKFVSFALNLLSVSKKYDLIFISYDQYIHIYELNKLIDNSKCCRNEHFKSEKSKSINSFIKYGIEKGNKSFRNLNKLIYAYDDVKKSLDLNECCIPYPSIILSPYMNSKGYVNIKCEENKNYDKSLLISVGWSEDTNVYYIDKIAECINIKNNIKYLLEKDVYDMARFEKNDLNINEKYHLNMGNSYFQNFTDPYHFLKKIKIDEDNFILNLLYNNDDSKSNTNNICNGYDDAFELSSSLNNFDYLKNAEKQKRNWRLYKLAIKGKKKRTTKKAHIKLNQIKQLDKNSDTASIDFENARQNSNDKKNKLGILNFYNTAKKKNGICVHKKRINKITKIENRIFNKKVSLNISLYRRNYKYISQNEENMKNGIYMSNITDSIDINSYNGRKKGKEKQSKQTKFRVSDIYSSLESAEEEAEEDDEEPYKKGNRNSKNLKKTYVKFKKLNQNYDLKNDESDIEEITFYKKYHGDTYVGYNLRNNLHIDEKNSYINAIRKEDEFFNEYIKSSDDEDEYDSNYNSATISSAYGKKTKNKENDSNIENVNRVAQMKRREMQENINKLKIIDKNVKGYRENIKRLDKIKESRKKIVNFWKLYIKKEYYNAYSKKLESFLDPCTKIKYHNIWNQFDIFSFDLFNLGYYDQILKSSYLFVEPDIVFNNKHCCKSDTSTWAISFNFSKNLLAIGSNTHNINIYNLNNFYYFRKRYNYDEATKFFKSTFIDKKFETSNLFGNGSKCLLETCNISDENVFFKKGRKSRIDVKILENRNKGNNSKCHDLDDVDNIWINLNAENYNKSMKKICEDSYDREEESIFDRKYDDIFEKNGIDNLLKIREKKKQNRNNFNSDNESVMERQHEMKLCINEINTSTLYKNSYMPVNLLILFNRRREVLKNSLLTISFNFPRDSIMLFLKETNLGDEICKIKCKRKYNIKSIIKSMRNLYSKKHESNEWNNLKLFSNHTVVNNNYYYLKNWYIKYLRNNVILTINKKYFLMQHKKNTKKFGCGKKCSSIKRDINKYLFSDEHINKYFNTIYRSPKKCFNFMEKENKCIITECFDKRDEKCWKFCKCLKCDKNKKLLLYTNIYSYKYANEVLKSICTKFRKFIKERHDFNFLYTNKLCSNLNDIFIVLDKNQAKEDIYNYAHVSQKYINNLKTVISNIHTHSIVGTCSNCKQQSSIVKTFAKESIEPHESELYAKKILIICELRDHNSNILDKVLLTNETIEENVDFFSASFSGSEDDDPSNNDTFPFHLHKKNKHRSNTNNNGNNDNSNDEYNERRENFTKKKKKKKKSFKRGIGNKRHLSGILNQTIKMEIFELIKHKPKIILKNNKNKLRKHKFANIINNNSSISSESDSKGSSSSQHSVQINDNAEYLSYHTFRMNNNLDSFENTDILNDIISNNSDRYENTNDHDLNTSQTININVISGTRRLFRGEYNYGFSNNEEMLARALNNFRILRTGLFNNSRNDSTSNSNDNNLGSNVVNQNTHRIVRESPNNSQGNSIGGANENNDSNSAYIFTNWNTPHLNIFPNMSMYEYLNNVSPSANASNLNARTTNDNNESENNIHAENDNIAMNAYTTPNVNNNLNSTEQSNAYVRGNYGDELNDNNYAYNNNINYDVNTNNMNIRNNLSNDISNLVQLNNSNELVFLNVVYNNGSDNGVENTDRFPIFHLTNAYLNTNVMNNAERNTINHSVHENNTDINSGNNAVGNFVGNMDDNAEDYAENSNNNLEGNATNDSRNNTGNNIRRSAGTLWGSLLNRVNANMNSQIARPNLLSLNNVKNLIIMESLNRLKNKVKKINELNKKFSEVPFKLTHITELKKYDVKIKYVYTLSKSADEIFMNYNHMNNSDLQYNFVIICEGVQEKYINKHAFVKNKKKNENYQMEQTIKKNIIQVNDINSYFNSLDKLHEANEEDNNVSPFMKSEGDYENSINSSMLRVMNSDSFQNDENNIFRSNEKSYKTEENYKDCISADLLDGVNDSNNMGDYSKKFDELGNDDELKMERDQNDAYTYTYDKSDESSYYSFSSSTESDFSNIEEASCDECPECEEQSYLFYNHRSNVIKFKSAYKFIKGKYSILFTNNFNVDIKSNKNGDIRKYYLKQNRSEKKRINPQKKNNKEAKIVALHMKDFDYNSGDTSKEGEIKSETIRCNENSEYSDEYNGDDEVMVDSKWIHKTLLQENYYKCKEEKSDEKKTKEEKSNKQIKEVFEKINSGRTKKINEYMNDKENDINDWIKNKLKVEKIKRYYNCNVSSLIQYKSKEIAKYLFDEKNIKYFEKFFTCTLLKNNFRDKIKNNLDNEEKNLENEIISTYSNVSFYTSDWYDIFYKFIFETSPRFCEKIIKHHQHNIPCVKFSPDDRFLLSCSVDKSIVLWNIFNTKNERLEKNYNIYDHIFPSLRHEHSYCKNNEFEYNTKIGGLKEKDIGIEKNCDYLSGYKNCPNVLSNIFVKMRTMKKKIIFEKPFHKTKMYKFKKETELIDKIKSSNIVCKQNLRNMGWVGDFVIKKNIPKFDFLSELFQEFSQFEVTSSYNYSIYCQCAYKAINNFLPLFEKYSIFQLFRSSFLSIRKKSISGEYAQQEESATPWMKNQNNQTTDLEKNIIKYLYKIGMKRQKFFLDGNTKNVINILVGKNINNKYSKKKLKRIYKAMKYIAKNLLKPYILVNPPRNSNSYNKEKIVELKEGNLKCNSCILTDYELEYSTNDGQRSYKNLKGETKYDYNFYTYIKKKMRKKKLEHKNMQKNEVDDFSYLCEQEPKDKLESVHSSTSFDEGMEEFLEIDDSVNSENYNNNINGRDNRFDTNRVNKMEEEKEKTKKKKSDTQTRKTDEDLDTDYIKRIQFEKSLIYKHICRIKNDTSMRFLSKETKKIKNAYDINFSKWKTILEKLMNQYSDMKIFRHIYNHIKQKIIRKNVKKYLLTKQNIYFNFHITRNYKDSKILNELLTNYSTYFYDGIESRDKDSNEEKYIDVKNMNKHFYSYLKLKRNLNNDTNKCVIYSSDEDKNCSNQINEKSKFKKLDYNRDISSNSQNLCYTIILKNNLENFHNVINNIVNISNRNKIINHHKYFRLNWVFNCDNYTYIKREIEKMKNKKKPSSEVDDDNNKKWYKKGEIFEAFFKDFDKLDVRYSQNEVPNEDDTSLEANFNYSKKVKSEMKKGKLKKKTNNDIEGALKERAKYNICYLSSKNENYKLNYFYNLNVLQSLYKHCGNGLIVVNMQYYKGMKREEEKNNNITKQNSESINNIRGENLVFDVDIFVCKEKIDDKIELEHIRGKKKSKIFKTIIFIIKVNLDALKKYVMKKIIFEHKFINNKFYINVKVMKIFYLTALRNWNLRNKKCKNLLHNAKVMKNNILKSHLSKEEYIFFIYLTKNLFNNKYKCSLTKRLVYKNVVKIIHFIFNAKSINITKNIIKSPIFKLSNIDDTSILSNDIFSSTFKLFFSLLPPKKKYILILNISMLRFLYSHINDSVERTGEKTQNYYYRNDTCHCKMDGKEKIQTIINKEEKKQLNNYLVLSADKNKLYLLKMHFTKLTNSFFTTKFVPIVVQRIPQEYKILGSFKSSRISLLKIIYEKSCIILANQYSNMIIIYFVKKCIYTKTYFLIPYYTIPLYTEKIARVAIPGFNRNIIYGNTKQFLNNINYNFKNILIGNEKDTNEEKNFYIAGLDVVYVKGGENDFMINIYAILLSNIMFCYKLNFSYY; encoded by the exons atgaaaaaaaaaaaacgtttGCCAAGATTTAATAACCCTTGGGAAAACGTGAAAAGCCTAAAAACTTGCGATGTTGATCTGGTATTTTCCTATGATTTGAGCAAAGGTGTTAATAATAAGTTTGTTTCATTTGCtcttaatttattatcagttagtaaaaaatatgatttaatatttataagttATGATCAGTATATCCACATATACGAATTAAATAAACTTATAGATAATAGTAAATGTTGTCGAAATGAACATTTTAAGAGTGAAAAATCGAAGAGTATTAatagttttataaaatatggaatAGAAAAAGGTAATAAGTCTTTTAGGAATTTGAATAAGCTTATATATGCTTATGACgatgttaaaaaaagtttagATTTAAATGAATGTTGTATTCCTTATCCttcaataatattatctCCATATATGAATTCCAAAGGatatgttaatataaaatgtgaaGAAAACAAGAATTATGATAAAAGCTTATTAATATCAGTTGGATGGTCCGAAGATACGaatgtttattatattgaCAAAATTGCCGaatgcataaatattaaaaataatataaaatatttattagaaAAAGATGTATATGATATGGCACgatttgaaaaaaacgatttaaatattaatgagAAATACCACCTCAATATGGGTAATAgctattttcaaaattttactgatccatatcattttttaaaaaaaataaaaatcgacgaagataattttatattaaatttattatataataatgatgatagCAAAAGTAATACCAACAACATTTGTAATGGTTATGATGATGCCTTTGAGTTGTCCTCAAGtttgaataattttgattatttaaaaaacgcTGAAAAACAGAAAAGAAATTGGCGTTTATATAAGTTGGCAATTAAAGGTAAGAAGAAAAGAACAACAAAAAAAGCACACATCAaattaaatcaaataaagcAGTTAGATAAAAACTCAGATACTGCTAGCATTGATTTTGAAAATGCTCGACAAAATTcgaatgataaaaaaaataaactggGTATCTTAAACTTTTATAATactgcaaaaaaaaaaaatggaatatgTGTACACAAAAAACGAATCAATAAAATCACTAAAATTGAAAACcgaatatttaataaaaaggtGTCTCTTAATATAAGCCTATATAGAAggaattataaatatatttcacaaaatgaagaaaatatgaaaaatggcATTTATATGAGTAATATAACTGATTCAATAGATATAAATTCTTACAATGGGAggaaaaaaggaaaagaaaAGCAAAGCaaacaaacaaaatttCGAGTGAGTGACATTTATAGTAGTCTTGAAAGTGCTGAAGAAGAGGCAGAAGAAGATGACGAAGAgccatataaaaaaggaaatcgaaattcaaaaaatttaaaaaaaacatatgtaaaatttaaaaaattaaatcaaaattaCGATTTAAAGAATGATGAATCAGATATAGAAGAaattacattttataaaaaatatcatgGTGATACTTATGTGGGGTATAATTTGAGAAATAATTTACACatagatgaaaaaaacagtTACATAAACGCAATTAGAAAGGAagatgaattttttaatgaatatataaagtcTTCTGATGACGAAGATGAATATGATAGTAATTACAACAGTGCCACGATAAGCAGTGcttatggaaaaaaaacaaaaaacaaagaaaaCGATAGTAACAttgaaaatgtaaatagAGTAGCACAAATGAAAAGGCGAGAAATGCAGGAAAATAtcaacaaattaaaaattatagataAGAATGTGAAGGGGTAtagagaaaatataaagagattagataaaataaaagaaagcagaaaaaaaattgttaatttttggaagttatatataaaaaaagaatactACAATGCATATAGTAAAAAGTTAGAATCGTTTTTAGATCCATGtactaaaataaaatatcataatatatggaatcaatttgatatattttcatttgatttatttaatttaggATATTATGATCAGATATTAAAATcttcttatttatttgtcgAACCAGATATTGTATTTAATAACAAACATTGTTGTAAATCTGATACATCAACTTGGGcgatttcttttaatttttctaaaaatttattagcAATTGGTTCAAATacacataatataaatatatacaatttaaataactTTTACTATTTTAGAAAGAGGTACAACTATGATGAAGCAaccaaattttttaaaagcaCTTTTATCgacaaaaaatttgaaacaAGTAATTTATTTGGAAACGGCTCTAAATGTTTATTAGAAACTTGTAATATAAGTGatgaaaatgttttttttaaaaaaggtaGAAAAAGCCGAATCGACGTGAAGATATTggaaaatagaaataaaggaaataatagtaaatgCCATGACCTTGACGATGTAGACAACATTTGgattaatttaaatgcagaaaattataataaaagtatgaaaaaaatatgtgaaGATAGTTACGATCGTGAAGAAGAATCAATATTTGATAGGAAATATGATGACATTTTCGAAAAAAACGGAATAGATAatctattaaaaataagagagaaaaaaaaacaaaataggAATAACTTTAACAGTGATAATGAAAGTGTAATGGAAAGGCAACATGAAATGAAACTTTGTATAAACGAAATAAACACGAGTACACTTTACAAAAATAGCTATATGCCGGTAAACTTATTAATACTATTTAATAGAAGGAGAGaagttttgaaaaatagtttattaacaatatcatttaattttcctAGAGATTCAATTatgctttttttaaaagaaacaaatttaGGGGATgaaatttgtaaaataaaatgtaaaagaaaatataatattaaaagtataataaaaagtatgAGGAATTTATATAGTAAAAAGCATGAATCCAACGAATGGAATaacttaaaattatttagcAACCATACTgtagtaaataataattattactatttaaaaaattggtatattaaatatttacgtaacaatgttatattaacaataaataaaaagtatttcTTAATGCAGCAtaagaaaaatacaaaaaaatttggtTGTGGAAAAAAGTGTAGTAGTATAAAGagagatataaataaatatctaTTTAGTGATgagcatataaataaatattttaatactaTCTATCGATCtccaaaaaaatgttttaattttatggaaaaagaaaataagtGTATTATAACTGAGTGTTTTGATAAGAGAGATGAAAAGTGCTGGAAATTTTGCAAGTGCTTAAAATGtgataaaaacaaaaaattgcttctatatactaatatatatagctaCAAATACGCAAACGAAGTGTTGAAAAGTATATGCACAAAATTTAGAAAGTTTATTAAAGAAAGACatgattttaattttctatatacaaataaactATGTTccaatttaaatgatatatttatagttTTGGATAAGAATCAGGCAAAAGAAGACATATATAACTATGCACATGTAtctcaaaaatatattaataatctAAAAACAGTTATAAGTAATATACATACGCATTCTATAGTGGGAACCTGCTCAAATTGTAAACAGCAAAGCTCAATCGTGAAAACATTTGCAAAAGAAAGCATCGAACCCCACGAATCTGAATTATATgccaaaaaaattttaataatttgtgAATTACGTGATcataatagtaatatattagacaaagtattattaacaaatgAAACAATAGAAGAAAACgttgattttttttctgctTCATTTTCTGGGAGTGAGGATGATGATCCAAGCAATAATGATACCTTTCCATTccatttacataaaaaaaacaaacatCGCagtaatacaaataataatggaaataacGATAATTCGAATGATGAATACAATGAAAGAAGAGAAAatttcacaaaaaaaaaaaagaaaaaaaaaaagagttTTAAAAGAGGAATTGGAAATAAAAGACATTTAAGTGGTATTCTAAATCAAACtattaaaatggaaatatttgaattaaTTAAACACAAACCTAAAAtaatactaaaaaataataaaaataaattacgaaaacataaatttgcaaatattattaataataattcttcGATTAGTTCAGAATCAGATTCGAAAGGAAGTAGTTCATCACAACATAGTGTGCAAATTAATGATAATGCAGAATATTTGAGCTATCATACATTTAGAATGAATAACAATTTGGATAGTTTTGAAAATACAGATATATTGAACGATATAATCAGTAACAATAGCGATCGCTATGAGAATACAAATGATCATGATCTTAACACAAGTcaaacaataaatataaatgtaattAGCGGAACTCGTAGATTGTTCAGAGGGGAATATAATTATGGATTTTCTAATAACGAGGAAATGCTTGCTCGagcattaaataattttcgaATTCTTAGAACTGgactttttaataattctaGAAATGATTCTACTAGTAATTCCAATGACAATAATTTAGGATCAAATGTGGTAAATCAAAATACTCATCGAATTGTTAGAGAATCGCCAAATAATTCCCAAGGGAATTCAATAGGTGGTGCTAACGAAAATAACGATTCTAATAGTGCTTATATCTTCACCAATTGGAATACTCctcatttaaatattttccctAATATGTCTAtgtatgaatatttaaataatgtgaGTCCATCAGCCAATGCATCCAATTTAAACGCAAGGACCACAAATGACAATAATGAAAGTGAAAACAACATACATGctgaaaatgataacatAGCAATGAATGCATATACAACTccaaatgtaaataataatttgaattCCACTGAGCAGAGCAATGCATATGTGAGAGGGAACTATGGTGATGAATTAAATGACAATAATTATgcttataataataatataaattatgatgtaaatacaaataatatgaatattcgAAATAATCTTTCAAATGACATTTCTAATCTTGTgcaattaaataatagtaacGAGTTGGTTTTTCTTAAtgttgtatataataacgGTTCGGATAACGGAGTTGAAAATACTGATAGATTCcccatttttcatttaactaatgcatatttaaatacaaaTGTTATGAACAACGCTGAAAGGAATACGATAAATCATTCTGTtcatgaaaataatacagATATAAACTCCGGCAATAATGCTGTTGGTAATTTTGTAGGAAATATGGATGATAATGCTGAGGATTATGCTGAAAactcaaataataatttggaGGGTAATGCTACAAATGATTCAAGAAATAACACaggtaataatataagaCGAAGTGCAGGAACTTTATGGGGGAGTTTATTGAACAGAGTAAACGCAAATATGAACAGCCAAATAGCAAGACCGAACCTACTTAGTcttaataatgtaaaaaatttaataataatggaaaGTTTAAAtcgtttaaaaaataaagtcaaaaaaataaatgaattaaacaaaaagtTTAGTGAAGTTCCATTTAAATTAACTCATATTactgaattaaaaaaatatgatgtaaaaattaaatatgtatatacccTATCAAAAAGTGCAGATGAAATCTTTATGAATTATAATCATATGAATAATTCAGATTTACAGtacaattttgttattatatgtgAAGGGGTtcaagaaaaatatataaataagcatgcttttgtaaaaaataaaaagaaaaatgaaaattatcaaatggaacaaacaattaaaaaaaatataattcaagtaaatgatataaacaGTTATTTTAATAGTTTAGATAAATTACATGAAGCTAATGAAGAAGACAATAATGTCAGCCCCTTTATGAAATCCGAAGGGGATTATGAAAACTCAATAAATAGTAGCATGCTCCGTGTTATGAATTCAGATAGTTttcaaaatgatgaaaataatatttttagaagTAATGAAAAGAGTTATAAAACTGAGGAAAATTACAAAGACTGTATTAGTGCCGATTTGCTTGATGGTGTAAatgatagtaataatatggGAGATTATTCGAAGAAGTTTGATGAATTAGGGAACGATGATGAGCTAAAAATGGAGAGAGATCAAAATGATGCTTATACATACACATATGATAAATCAGATGAATCATCTTATTATTCCTTTTCAAGTAGTACGGAAAGTGATTTTAGCAATATCGAAGAAGCATCATGTGATGAGTGCCCTGAATGTGAGGAGCagtcatatttattttataatcatAGAAGtaatgtaataaaatttaaatctgcctataaatttataaaaggTAAATactctattttatttacaaataatttCAATGTAGACATAAAAAGTAACAAAAATGGAGatattagaaaatattatttaaagcaAAATCGTtccgaaaaaaaaaggatcaaccctcaaaaaaaaaataataaagaagcGAAAATTGTGGCTTTGCATATGAAGGATTTTGATTACAATTCAGGTGATACTTCAAAGGAAGGTGAAATAAAGAGTGAAACTATTAGATGCAATGAAAATAGCGAATATAGCGATGAGTATAATGGCGATGATGAAGTCATGGTAGATTCAAAATGGATACACAAAACTTTATTGcaagaaaattattataagtgcaaagaagaaaaaagcgatgaaaagaaaacgaaggaagaaaaaagtaataaacaaattaaggAAGTTttcgaaaaaattaacagcGGTAGaacaaagaaaataaatgaatatatgaatgacaaggaaaatgatataaatgattGGATCAAAAACAAACTAAAagtggaaaaaataaaacggTATTACAATTGCAATGTGAGTTCGCTGATTCAATATAAATCAAAAGAAATAGCAAAATACttatttgatgaaaaaaatataaaatattttgaaaagttTTTTACTTGtacattattaaaaaataattttcgcgacaaaataaaaaacaatttagataatgaagaaaaaaatttagaaaatgaaattatatCGACCTACTCAAATGTTAGTTTTTATACATCTGATTggtatgatatattttataaatttatttttgaaacaTCACCTCGATtttgtgaaaaaattattaagcATCATCAACATAATATACCTTGTGTAAAATTTTCTCCTGATGATCGATTTCTTTTGTCTTGTTCTGTTGATAAATCTATTGTTTTatggaatatatttaatacaaaaaatgagcgtttagaaaaaaactataacatatatgatcatatttttccatCACTACGACATGAGCATAGTTATTGCAAAAATAATGAGTTTGAATATAATACTAAAATTGGTGgattaaaagaaaaggatATAGGAATAGAAAAGAATTGTGATTATCTTTCaggatataaaaattgtccAAATGTgttatcaaatatatttgtaaaaatgagaaccatgaagaaaaaaatcatcTTTGAAAAGCCTTTtcataaaacaaaaatgtataaatttaaaaaagaaacagaacttattgataaaattaaatcaaGTAACATTGTGtgtaaacaaaatttaaggAATATGGGATGGGTGGGTGattttgttataaaaaaaaatattcctaaatttgattttttaagtGAGTTGTTTCAAGAATTTTCACAATTCGAAGTAACATCGtcttataattattctATTTATTGCCAATGTGCTTATAAAGCAATTAATAACTTTTTACCcctatttgaaaaatattctatTTTCCAATTATTTAGAAGCTCATTTTTGagtataagaaaaaaatccaTCTCAGGCGAATACGCACAGCAAGAAGAATCCGCTACTCCATGGatgaaaaatcaaaataatcaaaCAACGGATTTAGAAAAGaatatcataaaatatttgtataaaattgGGATGAAAAGACAAAAATTTTTCTTAGATggtaatacaaaaaatgtaataaatatattggtaggaaaaaatataaataataaatattcaaagaaaaaattaaaaagaatatataaagcaATGAAATACATCGccaaaaatttattaaagcCATATATTTTAGTCAATCCCCCACGAAATAGTAATTcttataataaagaaaaaatagtagAGCTAAAGGAGGgaaatttaaaatgtaattCATGTATTTTGACGGATTATGAGCTGGAGTATTCAACTAACGATGGGCAAAGgtcttataaaaatttaaaaggcgaaacaaaatatgattataatttttatacttatattaaaaagaaaatgcggaaaaaaaaattggagcataaaaatatgcaaaaaaatgaagtaGACGATTTTAGTTATCTATGTGAACAAGAGCCAAAAGATAAATTAGAATCAGTTCATTCTTCAACTTCATTTGATGAAGGAATGGAAGAATTTCTTGAAATTGATGATAGTGTGAATTcggaaaattataataataatattaatgggCGTGATAACCGTTTCGATACTAATAGGGTGAATAAAATGGAAGAAGAAAAGGAGAAaacgaagaaaaaaaaaagcgaCACGCAAACAAGAAAAACGGATGAAGATTTAGATACAGactatataaaaagaattcaatttgaaaaatctttaatttataagcatatatgtagaataaaaaatgatacaaGTATGCGATTTTTATCgaaagaaacaaaaaaaataaaaaatgcatatgaCATTAATTTTTCGAAATGGAAAACaatattagaaaaattaatgaatcAATATAGtgatatgaaaatttttagacatatatataatcatataaaacaaaagatTATCagaaaaaatgtgaaaaaatatttattaacgaaacaaaacatatattttaatttccaTATAACTAGAAATTATAAAGATTCAAAAATTCTGAACGAACTATTGACCAATTAttctacatatttttatgatggAATTGAAAGTAGAGATAAAGATagtaatgaagaaaaatacattgatgttaaaaatatgaataaacatttttattcttatttaaaattaaaaagaaatttaaataatgatacaaataaatgtgTAATTTATTCATCGGATgaagataaaaattgttctaatcaaataaatgaaaaatcgAAGTTTAAAAAGTTGGATTATAACAGGGATATATCATCAAATTcacaaaatttatgttatactattatattaaaaaacaatttagaaaatttccataatgtaataaataacattgttaatatttcaaatagaaacaaaataataaatcaccataaatattttcggTTAAACTGGGTTTTCAATTGCGATAATTatacttatataaaaagagaaatcgaaaaaatgaaaaacaaaaaaaaacccAGCAGTGAAGTtgatgatgataataataagaagTGGTACAAAAAGGGAGAAATTTTTGAAGCATTTTTCAAAGATTTCGATAAATTAGATGTAAGATATTCCCAAAATGAAGTACCTAATGAAGATGATACATCTTTGGAagcaaattttaattattctaAAAAGGTAAAATctgaaatgaaaaagggaaaattgaaaaaaaagacaaataatgatatagaGGGCGCACTTAAAGAAAGggcaaaatataatatatgctatTTAAGTTcaaaaaacgaaaattataaacttAACTATTTCTACAATTTAAATGTTTTACAAAGCTTGTATAAGCATTGTGGGAACGGTCTAATTGTTGTGAATATGCAATATTACAAAGGAATGAAAAgagaagaagaaaaaaataataatattacaaaacaaaattctgaaagcataaataatatacgtGGTGAAAATTTAGTATTCGATGttgatatatttgtttgcaaggaaaaaattgatgataaaattgaaCTAGAACATATAAGAGGGAAGAAAAAatccaaaatatttaaaacgattatttttattataaaggTTAATTTAGACGCTTTGAAGAAATAtgtgatgaaaaaaattattttcgaacataaatttattaacaataaattttatattaatgtaaaagttatgaaaatattttatttgacaGCATTACGAAATTGGAatttaagaaataaaaagtgcaaaaatttattacacAACGCAAAGGTTatgaaaaacaatatattaaaatcgcatttatcaaaagaagaatatatattttttatatatttaacgaaaaatttatttaacaataaatataaatgctCACTGACAAAAAGATtggtatataaaaatgttgtaAAGATTATTCACTTCATTTTCAACGCAAAGTCTATCAacataacaaaaaatataattaaaagtCCGATCTTTAAACTTTCCAATATTGATGATACATCTATATTGAGTAACGATATTTTTAGTTCTACATTTAAACTATTTTTCTCCTTGCTACCcccgaaaaaaaaatatatacttatattaaACATTTCAATGCTAcggtttttatattctcaTATTAATGATTCTGTCGAAAGGACAGGGGAAAAAAcccaaaattattattatagaaATGATACATGCCATTGCAAAATGGatggaaaagaaaaaatacagacaataataaataaagaagaaaagaaacaactaaataattatttagtATTATCAgctgataaaaataaattatatttattaaaaatgcactttacaaaattaactaattccttttttacTACAAAATTTGTACCAATAGTTGTTCAACGTATACCacaagaatataaaatattaggATCCTTTAAATCATCACGTATCagtttattaaaaataatttatgaaaaatcaTGTATCATCTTAGCTAATCAATATAGtaatatgataattatttattttgtcaaaaagtgtatatatactaaaaCGTACTTTTTGATACCTTATTATACTATCCCCTTATACACTGAAAAAATAGCTAGGGTTGCTATTCCG GGTTTTAATAGGAACATTATATATGGAAACAccaaacaatttttaaataacatAAACTATAACTTCAAAAACATATTGATAGGAAACGAAAAAGATACTAATGAGgagaaaaatttttatattgctGGGCTTGATGTTGTATATGTAAAGGGTGGTGAAAATGATTTTATGataaacatatatgcaATTTTGCTAAGCAATATTATGTTTTGTTACAAATTAAACTTTAGCTATTACTAG